The following proteins come from a genomic window of Candidatus Eremiobacterota bacterium:
- a CDS encoding HAMP domain-containing sensor histidine kinase, whose protein sequence is MENRTIPTSFAPAERLKGEALQKQVDEIKKNSLIKQILDIVPGFTVILNECRQIVFINKPFLDFLGIKEEKQALGLRPGEVFTCAHSDESEGGCGTTEFCQVCGAVGTILTSQQGQECRSECQIMMKSGDALDLNVSGAPFEVQGQKFTFFSVLDASAEKRRKNMERIFFHDVLNTTGGLYGYADLLCESLPESGETKNFATLIFNLTGNVIEEIESQKSISAAENMELIIKKEEADSLDVIKEIADLYKSHIVAHNKHIIIAPDSEAVKFQTDRLLIKRVLGNMVKNALEASKESQKVVILCYLNSNRIVFKVHNDGYIPRDAQLQIFKRSFSTKGKGRGLGTFSIKLLTERYLRGKASFKTSEFEGTDFVVEFPLDF, encoded by the coding sequence ATGGAAAACCGCACAATACCTACCTCATTCGCTCCCGCCGAAAGGCTGAAAGGTGAAGCGCTGCAGAAGCAGGTGGACGAAATCAAAAAAAATTCCCTCATAAAGCAGATACTCGATATCGTTCCCGGTTTTACCGTTATTCTCAATGAGTGCCGGCAGATAGTATTTATCAACAAGCCTTTCCTTGATTTTCTGGGCATAAAGGAAGAGAAGCAGGCTCTCGGCTTGAGGCCGGGAGAGGTCTTCACGTGCGCTCACTCCGATGAATCGGAAGGCGGCTGCGGGACCACCGAGTTCTGCCAGGTCTGCGGCGCCGTCGGCACGATTCTCACAAGCCAGCAGGGACAGGAGTGCAGGAGCGAATGCCAGATAATGATGAAATCCGGCGATGCGCTTGATCTTAATGTCTCCGGTGCTCCCTTCGAGGTGCAGGGGCAGAAATTCACCTTCTTCTCGGTCCTCGATGCAAGCGCCGAAAAAAGAAGAAAGAACATGGAGAGAATTTTCTTTCATGACGTGCTGAATACCACGGGGGGGCTTTACGGGTATGCCGACCTTCTATGCGAATCGCTCCCTGAGTCCGGTGAGACCAAGAATTTTGCCACCCTGATTTTTAACCTGACGGGGAATGTCATTGAAGAGATTGAATCGCAGAAATCAATATCGGCTGCTGAGAACATGGAGCTCATAATAAAGAAGGAAGAGGCCGATTCCCTTGATGTAATCAAGGAAATTGCCGACCTGTACAAGAGCCATATAGTGGCCCATAACAAGCATATCATCATTGCGCCGGACTCAGAAGCGGTCAAGTTCCAGACCGACAGGCTGCTTATCAAGAGAGTGCTCGGGAATATGGTAAAAAATGCGCTTGAGGCATCGAAAGAAAGCCAGAAAGTGGTAATCCTCTGTTACCTGAACAGCAACAGGATTGTCTTCAAAGTCCATAATGACGGATATATCCCCAGAGACGCACAGTTGCAGATATTCAAAAGGTCTTTCTCCACAAAAGGCAAGGGAAGAGGGCTGGGCACCTTCAGCATCAAGCTCCTGACGGAGCGTTATCTCCGCGGGAAAGCGTCGTTCAAGACTTCAGAGTTTGAAGGAACTGATTTTGTCGTGGAATTTCCTTTGGATTTCTAA
- a CDS encoding response regulator, with product MKKLYCADDDPNILDIYKRTFSKLEGVEARFFDNGLDIYREVQLDKPDVIISDIILPKMEGLTLSMLLKCDEKYKDIKILIASSVMDPDIDEQVRKVGADGFLKKPFRPQEIREKAKVVLGI from the coding sequence ATGAAAAAATTATACTGCGCCGATGATGATCCCAACATATTAGATATATATAAACGGACTTTCTCAAAACTGGAAGGCGTCGAAGCCAGATTCTTTGACAACGGCCTCGACATTTACCGGGAAGTGCAGCTTGACAAGCCCGATGTGATAATAAGCGATATCATTCTTCCCAAGATGGAGGGGCTGACCCTGAGCATGCTGCTCAAATGCGATGAGAAATACAAGGATATCAAGATCCTCATCGCCTCTTCCGTCATGGATCCCGATATAGATGAACAGGTCAGGAAGGTAGGCGCTGACGGTTTTCTAAAGAAGCCTTTCAGGCCTCAGGAAATAAGAGAAAAAGCCAAAGTGGTGCTCGGGATATAG
- a CDS encoding GspE/PulE family protein: MGTWLESVRNEIDPQVWQKVTAFAGTKNDPADFMLKGGYVKPEQVLSSLSKFHDLPSMFLNQFTISDEAVERIPEEVARRFCLMPLFILKDKIFVAVAEPGNITAEDFILQQTRLTMQEIVTTRENVESAINKHYLAGAKSAEKIKAFSGKTAPAAETKPDSKAKQPEVKTGEGDAPSIKFVDHILTTGIRLGASDIHLEPYEDEVELRYRVDGILRNYPAPPLDLIRAVTSRIKIISEMNVAEKRLPQDGRSTFEVDGKKYDLRISMIPNLYGESVVIRVLTSGSNIKDLDDLGFSPPMLQKYKKMISRPHGVILVTGPTGSGKSTTLYATLRYILSPEKKILTLEDPVESKIKGVMQFQMNAPIGYTFASCLRSVLRHDPEIVLVGEIRDRETAEIAIRASLTGHMLYSTLHTNDAASAPTRLIDMGVPGYLVMTSLIGVLAQRLIRRLCTKCKEPLKVEKEHLDILDLKKLPQGAAPYKPVGCGNCEKSGYRGRVAIYELLEITPEMRRLADIDMTSDKIQQIAEKGDFTTLRQSAIESWLAGNTGIDEVMKLTVE; encoded by the coding sequence ATGGGAACATGGCTTGAAAGCGTGAGAAATGAGATAGATCCTCAAGTCTGGCAGAAAGTGACGGCTTTTGCAGGCACAAAAAACGACCCGGCGGATTTCATGCTGAAAGGCGGATATGTCAAGCCCGAGCAGGTGCTGTCGTCATTGTCAAAATTCCACGATTTGCCTTCGATGTTTCTGAACCAGTTCACCATCTCTGATGAGGCCGTCGAAAGAATACCCGAAGAAGTGGCACGGCGGTTCTGCCTGATGCCCCTTTTCATACTCAAGGATAAGATTTTTGTGGCTGTCGCAGAACCCGGCAATATCACTGCGGAAGACTTCATATTGCAGCAGACCAGGCTTACCATGCAGGAAATCGTCACGACCCGGGAAAATGTTGAAAGCGCCATAAACAAGCATTACCTTGCGGGAGCAAAATCCGCGGAAAAGATAAAGGCCTTTTCCGGCAAGACCGCACCCGCTGCCGAGACAAAACCGGATTCAAAAGCGAAGCAGCCCGAGGTCAAGACCGGTGAAGGCGATGCTCCTTCGATAAAATTTGTCGATCACATTCTCACCACCGGAATCCGCCTGGGAGCAAGCGATATTCACCTGGAGCCCTATGAGGATGAGGTGGAGCTCAGATACCGCGTAGACGGTATCCTGAGGAACTATCCGGCTCCGCCTCTTGATTTGATAAGAGCCGTCACTTCCCGGATCAAAATAATCTCGGAAATGAATGTTGCCGAGAAGAGGCTCCCCCAGGACGGCAGATCCACTTTTGAAGTGGACGGTAAAAAGTATGATCTGAGAATCTCGATGATTCCCAATTTATACGGAGAGTCGGTGGTAATCCGTGTGCTTACCTCCGGTTCAAACATCAAGGACCTTGACGACCTGGGCTTTTCGCCTCCCATGCTGCAGAAATATAAGAAAATGATATCGAGGCCCCACGGGGTCATATTGGTCACGGGGCCCACGGGATCGGGGAAGTCCACCACTCTTTACGCGACCTTGAGATATATTCTCTCACCGGAGAAAAAGATCCTTACCCTTGAAGATCCCGTCGAGTCAAAAATCAAGGGCGTCATGCAGTTTCAGATGAATGCCCCGATAGGCTATACTTTTGCGAGCTGCTTGAGATCAGTGCTCAGGCACGATCCTGAAATCGTGCTCGTCGGTGAGATACGAGACCGCGAAACTGCGGAAATCGCCATAAGAGCGTCTCTTACGGGGCATATGCTCTACAGCACCCTTCACACCAATGATGCCGCTTCAGCGCCTACAAGGCTCATTGACATGGGAGTTCCGGGATATCTTGTGATGACTTCTCTCATCGGTGTCCTCGCCCAGAGGCTCATAAGGCGTCTCTGCACAAAATGCAAAGAGCCCCTCAAGGTGGAAAAGGAGCATCTGGACATTCTGGATCTTAAAAAATTGCCGCAGGGAGCAGCGCCCTACAAGCCAGTAGGGTGCGGAAACTGTGAAAAATCGGGTTACAGGGGAAGAGTGGCCATCTATGAGCTTCTGGAGATAACGCCTGAAATGAGAAGGCTTGCAGATATTGACATGACATCCGACAAAATACAGCAGATTGCCGAGAAAGGCGACTTCACGACCCTTCGTCAGAGCGCCATCGAGAGCTGGCTTGCCGGGAATACCGGAATCGACGAAGTAATGAAGCTCACTGTTGAATGA
- the pilM gene encoding pilus assembly protein PilM produces MALGKKYLGLDIGSYSIKLGVCEQNRKDIENLSEIELFPERKFMDQGPDENNKPEKVKKILSEHMAPGSRSGNSLNICVQGDGEISGYAELPKLKPDQEDLAVKSIARKCIPYTLKEAVITYKAVPPVSGKKEKTGIFFISIHHESFDAYRDILTECGCKADNFIMASFALVNSHSVNYEKNPDKFSVLVNCGSLLTTIVFIRNGFPYFMRNFTIAGANFTYAFQMGLQLTWQESQKQKCAYDVLAKEVFFEPVLSRWLEQVKKSIDGFKNINRAYSPGLDKIYLAGGSSQLKNLDRRISEFTGMEVIAETWKNLEKRSVSDEKKICVYNTALGAILQT; encoded by the coding sequence ATGGCACTCGGGAAAAAGTACCTGGGACTCGATATCGGGTCGTACAGCATAAAGCTTGGAGTCTGCGAGCAGAACAGAAAAGACATTGAAAACCTTTCTGAAATAGAGCTCTTTCCGGAAAGAAAGTTCATGGATCAGGGCCCCGACGAAAATAATAAACCGGAGAAAGTAAAAAAAATTCTTTCAGAGCACATGGCACCGGGCTCCAGATCGGGAAATTCCCTGAATATCTGCGTGCAGGGAGACGGGGAGATAAGCGGCTACGCGGAGCTTCCGAAACTGAAGCCCGATCAGGAAGATTTAGCGGTAAAGTCTATCGCGAGAAAATGCATTCCCTATACGCTTAAGGAAGCGGTCATCACTTATAAGGCCGTCCCTCCTGTAAGCGGAAAGAAAGAGAAGACAGGGATTTTTTTCATTTCAATTCACCATGAAAGTTTTGATGCTTATCGAGATATTCTGACAGAGTGCGGTTGCAAGGCCGACAATTTCATAATGGCATCTTTTGCCCTTGTCAATTCACATTCCGTGAATTATGAGAAGAATCCCGATAAATTCTCCGTGCTGGTGAACTGCGGAAGCTTGCTGACGACAATCGTTTTCATCAGGAACGGCTTTCCTTATTTCATGAGAAATTTCACCATAGCCGGAGCTAATTTCACCTACGCGTTCCAGATGGGCCTGCAGCTGACCTGGCAGGAATCCCAGAAACAGAAGTGTGCCTATGATGTCCTCGCAAAAGAAGTATTCTTCGAGCCCGTGCTTTCAAGATGGCTCGAGCAGGTGAAAAAATCCATTGACGGATTTAAAAATATAAACCGGGCTTATTCGCCCGGACTGGATAAGATCTATCTGGCCGGAGGCTCATCGCAGCTTAAAAATCTTGACAGGAGAATCTCTGAGTTCACCGGGATGGAAGTGATAGCGGAAACGTGGAAGAACCTTGAGAAGCGGTCTGTTTCCGATGAGAAGAAGATATGCGTGTATAATACCGCGCTGGGAGCGATTTTACAGACCTGA
- a CDS encoding type II secretion system F family protein: protein MPKFYFKYLDEEDAIYAGDIEVENRASALETLCLQYTLIELVEEKEPFTLFKEPIKTQDIMIFTKQLSTMLKAGMSLVKSIDIMAHDAKNITLKKMLQSTSKGIAQGKPLSDLLKDYPREFSKLFVSLVAAGEASGQLPLILQRLAVHLENAENIKKKIKAAMSYPVTILIVAFAMCFFIFLFGTKQFSEIYAGLNADLPPLTVMFMSAADFISKYWYVLIIIIAGIFYGVLYFLRTEKGAYLFDATILKIPLVGVMLKQIAITNFCRTLGTLYSSGVPIVQSLELICASIDNRVVEKVVLSALKNVKEGESISKPLRESDIFTSMSISMIASGEESGTLEIMLEEIASYYEGEVDVMIKAMMGMMEPLVILVVGVFVAVLIFALAFPLFNLIQTMG, encoded by the coding sequence ATGCCAAAATTCTATTTTAAATATCTGGATGAAGAAGATGCCATATATGCAGGCGATATTGAAGTGGAAAACAGAGCGTCTGCCCTGGAGACCCTGTGCCTGCAGTATACTCTGATCGAGCTCGTGGAGGAGAAGGAGCCCTTCACTCTCTTCAAAGAGCCCATAAAAACCCAGGATATAATGATTTTCACGAAACAGCTCTCCACGATGCTGAAAGCAGGGATGTCCCTTGTAAAATCAATTGACATAATGGCTCATGACGCAAAAAACATCACCTTGAAAAAAATGCTGCAGAGCACTTCAAAAGGCATTGCGCAGGGGAAGCCGTTATCGGACCTTCTCAAAGATTACCCGAGAGAGTTCTCAAAACTCTTTGTCTCACTGGTGGCGGCTGGCGAGGCGAGCGGGCAGCTGCCGCTCATTCTGCAGCGCCTTGCGGTCCATCTCGAGAACGCCGAGAATATAAAAAAGAAGATCAAGGCCGCCATGTCCTACCCGGTCACCATATTGATAGTCGCCTTCGCGATGTGCTTTTTCATATTTCTGTTCGGCACGAAGCAGTTTTCTGAAATCTATGCCGGCCTGAACGCCGATCTTCCACCCCTGACGGTGATGTTCATGAGCGCGGCGGATTTCATATCAAAATACTGGTATGTGCTGATCATCATCATCGCCGGAATTTTCTATGGCGTGCTCTATTTTCTCAGGACGGAGAAAGGCGCTTATCTCTTTGATGCCACAATCTTGAAAATCCCCCTTGTGGGGGTGATGCTGAAACAGATCGCGATAACCAATTTCTGCAGAACCCTCGGCACTCTGTATTCAAGCGGGGTGCCGATAGTGCAATCCCTGGAACTGATATGCGCCAGCATTGACAACAGAGTGGTAGAAAAAGTCGTCCTGAGCGCCCTCAAGAACGTGAAAGAGGGAGAGTCGATCTCAAAACCGCTGCGCGAAAGCGATATCTTTACCAGCATGTCAATCAGCATGATTGCAAGCGGCGAAGAGTCGGGGACCCTTGAAATAATGCTCGAGGAAATCGCTTCATATTACGAGGGAGAAGTTGACGTGATGATAAAAGCGATGATGGGCATGATGGAGCCGCTTGTCATCCTGGTGGTCGGGGTTTTTGTCGCGGTGCTGATATTTGC